The proteins below come from a single Chitinophaga pinensis DSM 2588 genomic window:
- a CDS encoding serine hydrolase yields MLFTSVKASCICFLCLLFNVQLYAHNGSIAYAYPLGKIIVDGDFSDWPKNSEKYPVAMHLSDTKPKDDADFSGFFQIGYSLDNQSLYLAFTITDNDFMEDTSANVRWNTQDGLEVSIDGRHLLSGSGVASFMYSKKLRNTNNAFYDPFASALNWDKVQVAMVRKGNTRFYEWRIQLGSELTTGKTVGFDFHVFDKDPDGSFSWSAWGKGAAKYMEPNSLGDIVFLPAGAKLSKIMGKIQWDTPGKVQLPSVIRLQSANDPKLWLAAEVDSLGNYSANVPPGKYEVLLGDDHLFQDDKLYVATQQTPVSVTSKAGNNVKAPDLTLSIAPMPDIIPEKGVLLADFTPSTAAQIDRFIETYREYYRIPGVSLALIKDGKVVYHKTYGVRNAMTGDKVNDSTLFEAASVTKPVFAFAVERLADRGVIDLDKPLYEYLPYPDIAYDERYKLITARHVLTHRTGFPNWRSMNSDGKLDLKFIPGTAFGYSGEGFEYLKMVVEKITGKKVEQVLQEEVVTPIGLYHTFFSKNDSLQRVVANGHYNLRPSSADLPESPGMAYSMHTEALIFTRFMLYLMEQKGLKPETYNTILSKHSEFKFDDPKEQPRFPTYMGMSLEIRETPWGKSFGHGGNNGDFKCLFEVYKDLKAGYVFFTNSNTSDELLRDMRKFMIEGKDPDTSAQ; encoded by the coding sequence ATGTTATTCACCTCTGTTAAAGCAAGCTGCATCTGCTTTTTATGCCTGCTTTTCAACGTACAACTGTACGCCCACAATGGTAGTATTGCATATGCCTATCCCCTTGGCAAAATTATAGTAGACGGTGACTTTTCCGACTGGCCGAAAAATAGCGAAAAGTATCCCGTCGCGATGCACCTCTCGGATACCAAACCAAAGGATGATGCCGATTTCTCCGGTTTCTTCCAGATCGGCTACAGCCTGGATAATCAGTCCCTTTACCTGGCATTTACTATTACCGACAATGACTTTATGGAAGACACCAGCGCAAATGTACGCTGGAATACACAGGATGGTCTGGAAGTAAGTATCGATGGCCGCCATCTGCTCTCCGGCTCGGGAGTAGCCTCCTTCATGTACAGCAAAAAATTACGTAATACCAATAATGCATTTTATGATCCTTTTGCCAGTGCCCTTAACTGGGATAAAGTGCAGGTAGCCATGGTCAGAAAAGGGAATACCCGTTTCTACGAATGGCGGATCCAGCTGGGCAGTGAACTGACGACAGGTAAAACCGTCGGTTTTGACTTCCACGTATTCGACAAAGACCCGGATGGCAGTTTCTCCTGGTCAGCCTGGGGAAAGGGCGCTGCCAAATACATGGAACCAAACAGTCTGGGGGACATAGTTTTCCTCCCTGCCGGTGCAAAATTGTCGAAGATCATGGGCAAAATCCAGTGGGATACGCCTGGTAAAGTACAACTTCCTTCCGTCATCCGCCTTCAATCCGCGAATGATCCAAAGCTGTGGTTAGCTGCGGAAGTAGATAGTCTGGGGAATTATTCCGCCAACGTGCCTCCTGGTAAATACGAGGTATTACTGGGAGATGATCACCTTTTCCAGGACGATAAATTGTATGTGGCCACACAGCAAACACCCGTTAGCGTTACCAGTAAGGCAGGCAATAACGTAAAAGCGCCTGATCTCACCCTTTCCATTGCCCCTATGCCGGATATCATTCCTGAAAAGGGCGTTTTACTGGCTGATTTCACCCCTTCTACCGCTGCTCAGATAGACCGCTTTATTGAAACTTACCGCGAATATTACCGTATTCCCGGCGTTTCCCTCGCCCTGATAAAAGATGGTAAGGTAGTCTATCACAAAACCTATGGAGTGCGTAATGCCATGACAGGTGACAAAGTCAATGACAGCACCTTGTTTGAAGCGGCCTCTGTTACGAAACCTGTTTTTGCTTTTGCGGTAGAACGACTGGCAGATCGTGGGGTTATCGATCTTGATAAGCCCTTGTATGAATATCTGCCTTATCCGGACATCGCCTATGATGAACGATACAAACTGATTACGGCCAGACATGTACTCACACACCGGACAGGCTTTCCCAACTGGCGGTCTATGAATAGTGACGGTAAACTGGATCTGAAGTTTATACCCGGAACTGCATTTGGTTATTCCGGAGAAGGATTTGAATATCTCAAAATGGTAGTAGAAAAGATCACCGGGAAGAAAGTAGAACAGGTGCTGCAGGAAGAAGTGGTTACACCTATCGGATTATATCATACCTTTTTCTCTAAAAATGATTCGCTGCAACGGGTAGTCGCTAATGGTCATTATAACCTGCGCCCAAGTAGTGCGGATCTGCCGGAAAGTCCGGGTATGGCCTATTCTATGCATACGGAAGCGCTGATCTTTACCCGCTTTATGCTTTACTTAATGGAACAGAAAGGATTAAAACCGGAAACTTACAATACCATCCTTTCTAAACACTCAGAGTTTAAATTTGATGATCCTAAGGAGCAGCCCCGCTTCCCTACCTATATGGGTATGAGTCTTGAAATCAGGGAAACGCCCTGGGGTAAATCATTTGGTCATGGAGGGAATAACGGTGATTTCAAATGCCTGTTTGAAGTCTACAAAGACCTTAAAGCAGGCTATGTATTTTTCACCAATTCCAATACCTCTGATGAACTGCTCCGCGACATGCGTAAGTTCATGATAGAGGGCAAAGATCCTGATACGTCTGCTCAGTAA
- a CDS encoding GNAT family N-acetyltransferase — translation MTDKPLSGIMLETERLVLLQYTADYKQSLQAILSNESIMRYVLKGPVSAADYDRFIQSYFGHTADTFGMGVLLHKTTQEVIGFAGIHLIEMNGREQAEIGFVIEPSFQGKGYAKEIGEGQIQAAIRSNYPQVYATVHPENTASKAVIRKLNMHLVNPALHIPDRGIRELYCYES, via the coding sequence ATGACAGACAAACCACTATCCGGGATAATGCTGGAGACAGAAAGGCTTGTGTTGCTGCAATATACAGCTGATTATAAACAGTCACTGCAAGCTATTCTTTCCAATGAAAGCATCATGCGATATGTGCTGAAAGGGCCCGTTTCAGCAGCTGATTATGATAGATTTATACAGTCTTATTTCGGGCACACGGCAGACACATTTGGGATGGGTGTTTTACTCCATAAAACCACGCAGGAAGTGATTGGCTTTGCGGGTATTCATCTTATAGAAATGAATGGCCGCGAGCAGGCAGAAATAGGCTTTGTGATTGAGCCTTCTTTTCAGGGGAAAGGTTATGCCAAAGAGATCGGCGAAGGGCAGATTCAGGCTGCCATTCGCAGTAACTATCCACAGGTATATGCCACTGTGCATCCGGAGAATACTGCTTCTAAGGCAGTGATCCGGAAACTGAATATGCACCTTGTTAATCCGGCCCTGCATATTCCTGACAGGGGTATCAGGGAACTTTATTGCTATGAGTCATAA
- a CDS encoding DUF4287 domain-containing protein, which yields MSFQAYLDNIQAKTGKTPADFKKLAEQKGFLTKGQLAGGVKAGEIVQWLKDDFELGHGHAMALFALFKGTKKEGDK from the coding sequence ATGTCATTTCAGGCTTATCTCGACAATATACAGGCAAAAACAGGCAAGACGCCTGCTGATTTCAAAAAGCTGGCGGAGCAGAAAGGGTTTCTTACAAAGGGCCAACTGGCTGGTGGTGTAAAAGCAGGCGAGATCGTACAATGGCTGAAAGATGATTTTGAACTGGGGCATGGTCATGCAATGGCGCTTTTTGCCCTGTTCAAAGGCACTAAAAAAGAAGGGGATAAATAG
- the rpiA gene encoding ribose 5-phosphate isomerase A, protein MTDYKLEAAKAAALMISAGQTIGLGGGKTIAYLVEQLAAQPALQASLTVTSSSFDTTALLHEKGFKLVAPAFVGRLDIYFDGCDVFDANLNALKSGGGIHVMEKLLASAADKFVLLGDESKAQPKLDTKYPMVVELLPQALEIVKQAITARYPQTRFVQRMSTGKIGALISDNGNLLADVYFEAFPDLEQLDIQVKMLPGVVGHSLFFQMAQQAVIAGEEGVKYIYPAVNHQVNG, encoded by the coding sequence ATGACAGACTATAAACTGGAAGCAGCGAAAGCAGCAGCATTAATGATCAGCGCCGGACAAACGATCGGTCTCGGAGGGGGTAAAACAATTGCGTACCTGGTAGAGCAACTGGCAGCTCAGCCGGCCTTACAGGCATCGCTGACGGTTACCTCTTCGTCATTTGATACGACCGCATTATTGCATGAAAAAGGATTTAAACTGGTAGCGCCCGCGTTTGTCGGCAGACTGGATATTTACTTCGACGGATGCGATGTATTTGATGCGAACCTGAACGCATTGAAGAGCGGAGGAGGTATTCATGTGATGGAGAAATTACTGGCTTCAGCAGCAGATAAGTTTGTATTACTGGGAGATGAAAGTAAAGCACAGCCGAAACTGGATACGAAATATCCAATGGTTGTAGAATTGCTGCCACAGGCCCTGGAGATCGTCAAACAGGCAATAACGGCACGGTATCCGCAAACGCGGTTTGTGCAACGTATGAGCACTGGTAAGATAGGAGCGTTGATTTCTGATAATGGTAATCTGCTGGCGGACGTATATTTTGAAGCATTCCCTGATCTGGAACAGCTGGATATACAGGTGAAAATGCTGCCGGGAGTGGTGGGACATTCCCTGTTCTTTCAAATGGCACAGCAGGCCGTGATAGCAGGAGAAGAAGGTGTGAAGTATATATATCCTGCTGTTAACCACCAGGTCAACGGCTAA
- a CDS encoding BBE domain-containing protein: protein MKATWDPLNIFHHALSIQAG, encoded by the coding sequence ATAAAAGCGACATGGGATCCATTGAATATCTTTCATCATGCCCTGTCCATACAGGCAGGGTGA
- a CDS encoding GNAT family N-acetyltransferase: MTTATLFTVESLSNGHSQQIIDLILPIQQIEFNVPVTLKDQPDLLDIEGFYTRPGGHFWGALKDDELVGTIALIDTGHAAAAIRKMFVKKEYRGKDFGIAQRLLETLIAYCREKGIKDVYLGTVNVLKAAQRFYERNGFAQIAIHDLPVYFPRMAADEIFYHLSIQS; this comes from the coding sequence ATGACAACAGCTACACTTTTTACCGTTGAATCCCTGTCTAACGGGCATTCTCAGCAGATCATCGATCTCATACTACCTATACAGCAGATCGAATTTAACGTTCCTGTTACGTTGAAAGATCAGCCGGACCTCCTCGATATCGAGGGATTTTATACCCGTCCGGGCGGCCATTTCTGGGGCGCTTTAAAGGATGATGAACTCGTTGGTACTATTGCCCTGATTGACACCGGACATGCTGCCGCTGCCATCCGCAAGATGTTTGTAAAAAAGGAATACCGGGGAAAGGATTTTGGTATTGCACAGCGCCTCTTAGAGACTCTTATAGCCTATTGCCGGGAAAAAGGGATAAAAGATGTTTATCTTGGCACTGTAAATGTGTTAAAAGCAGCACAACGCTTTTATGAGCGGAACGGATTTGCCCAGATTGCCATCCATGATTTACCTGTCTATTTTCCCCGCATGGCCGCGGATGAGATTTTTTACCATCTAAGCATTCAGTCATGA
- a CDS encoding MarR family winged helix-turn-helix transcriptional regulator produces the protein MNIIDESGILAISTRLQRLSDQLRKDGALIYKAFNIDFEPKWFPVIYTLHHKPEISVVELAAEIGYAHPSTISLLKELEKEKLIESKKDAHDERKRLLRLSTKGKALVTRMQPVWQAMTEALKELTDTQHNLMKAIDEVEEQFTMKGFYERVKRKM, from the coding sequence ATGAATATTATCGACGAATCAGGGATACTCGCTATTTCGACCAGATTACAGCGTTTAAGTGATCAGCTCCGTAAAGACGGGGCGCTGATATATAAAGCCTTTAATATTGATTTTGAACCCAAATGGTTCCCTGTCATCTATACCTTACACCATAAGCCGGAGATCAGCGTTGTTGAACTGGCAGCGGAAATAGGCTATGCGCATCCTTCTACGATCAGCCTTTTAAAAGAGCTGGAAAAAGAGAAATTAATAGAGAGTAAAAAGGATGCGCATGATGAGCGTAAACGCCTCTTGCGACTAAGTACAAAAGGCAAGGCACTCGTTACCCGTATGCAGCCTGTCTGGCAGGCAATGACCGAAGCTTTAAAAGAACTGACCGACACACAACATAACCTGATGAAGGCCATTGACGAAGTGGAAGAGCAATTTACCATGAAAGGCTTTTATGAGCGGGTAAAAAGGAAGATGTAA